A window of the Equus asinus isolate D_3611 breed Donkey chromosome 20, EquAss-T2T_v2, whole genome shotgun sequence genome harbors these coding sequences:
- the MPZL2 gene encoding myelin protein zero-like protein 2: protein MYGKSSTRARLLLLGIQLAALWPTAAVEIYTSRVLEAINGTDVRLKCTFSSFAPVGDALTVTWNFRPQDGGAEQFVFYYHVDPFRPMSGRFKDRVVWDGNPERYDASILLWKLQFDDNGTYTCQVKNPPDVDGLVGEIRLSVVHTVRFSEIHFLALAIGSACAVMVTIVIVVVLFQHFRKKRWAERAHKVVEIKSKEEERLNPEQKVSVYLEDTG from the exons ATGTATGGCAAGAGTTCTACGCGTGCCAGGCTTCTTCTCCTTGGCATACAGCTCGCAG CTCTTTGGCCTACCGCAGCTGTGGAAATTTACACCTCCCGAGTGCTGGAGGCCATCAATGGGACAGATGTTCGGTTGAAATGCACCTTCTCCAGCTTTGCCCCTGTGGGTGATGCTCTAACAGTGACCTGGAATTTCCGTCCTCAAGATGGGGGTGCTGAGCAGTTT GTATTCTACTACCATGTGGATCCCTTCAGGCCCATGAGTGGGCGGTTCAAGGACCGGGTGGTCTGGGATGGGAACCCAGAGCGATATGACGCCTCCATCCTCCTCTGGAAGCTGCAGTTTGATGACAATGGGACATACACCTGCCAGGTGAAGAACCCACCTGATGTTGATGGGCTGGTTGGGGAGATCCGGCTCAGCGTCGTACACACTG TACGCTTCTCTGAGATCCACTTCCTGGCTCTGGCCATTGGCTCGGCCTGTGCAGTGATGGTCACAATAGTAATTGTGGTGGTCCTCTTCCAGCATTTCCGGAAAAAGCGATGGGCTGAAAGAGCTCATAAAGTGGTGGAGATAAAATC aaaagaagaggaaaggctCAACCCGGAACAAAAGGTCTCCGTTTATTTAGAAGACACGGGCTAA